A single region of the Salicibibacter cibi genome encodes:
- a CDS encoding TIGR02678 family protein produces the protein MEFDEKATDALALLFERFWIVRAKDPDAYQLIREREHALKRYVADKFGFDLIIHQHFIKLEKIPVEPKAWMGIQAFKEPMDYGIFCCGLAFTERRAVDEQFLLSDLAEDIAEMYPGTLPLDWTMYRHRKALVRALKMMVELSIIKTVDGDVDQFTHNEDEDVLYEVTVYARYFMRAYSDDLFRFQSIGDLLDSEWERHTDDERRKRVYRKLMLSPVVYRESESDLDFAYLRNYRNRLRDDFEAHTPFSLELYKNAAMLVIHERKQRYTLFPDQKGIMDVLLHMASEIRSELDRYEVTELGEIRLPLPEVEQLAEKLQTKVGHGWSKHYREATSRAITQDLIDTLESWEMAYVEDETGILVLQSGFGRMYGIYPRDYDKEAST, from the coding sequence ATGGAATTCGATGAAAAAGCAACGGACGCGCTCGCGCTTTTGTTTGAGCGCTTTTGGATTGTTCGGGCCAAAGACCCTGATGCTTACCAGTTGATTCGTGAGCGGGAACACGCGCTGAAGCGCTACGTTGCCGATAAATTCGGGTTTGACCTCATCATCCACCAACATTTTATCAAGCTTGAGAAAATTCCGGTTGAACCAAAAGCGTGGATGGGGATTCAAGCTTTTAAGGAGCCGATGGATTACGGGATTTTTTGTTGCGGATTGGCATTTACCGAACGACGCGCCGTTGACGAGCAGTTTTTGCTTTCCGATTTGGCCGAAGACATCGCCGAGATGTATCCCGGTACGTTGCCCCTTGATTGGACGATGTATCGGCATCGCAAAGCGCTCGTGCGTGCGTTGAAAATGATGGTGGAGCTGTCGATTATTAAAACGGTGGACGGCGATGTCGATCAGTTTACCCATAATGAAGATGAGGATGTGCTCTATGAAGTAACCGTATATGCTCGTTATTTCATGCGCGCGTATTCGGATGATTTGTTTCGCTTTCAGTCTATCGGAGACCTTCTCGACAGCGAATGGGAACGTCACACCGATGATGAACGCCGGAAGCGGGTATACCGGAAATTGATGCTGTCACCGGTCGTTTACCGGGAATCGGAATCAGACCTTGATTTTGCTTACTTGCGTAATTACCGAAACCGGCTGCGTGACGATTTCGAAGCGCATACCCCTTTTTCATTGGAGTTGTATAAAAACGCGGCAATGCTCGTCATTCATGAACGAAAACAACGCTATACCTTGTTTCCCGATCAGAAAGGCATTATGGATGTCCTTTTACATATGGCATCCGAGATTAGATCGGAACTCGATCGTTACGAGGTGACGGAATTAGGCGAGATCCGTCTGCCTCTCCCTGAAGTTGAGCAACTGGCGGAGAAGTTGCAGACGAAGGTTGGGCACGGGTGGAGCAAGCATTACCGGGAGGCGACGTCGCGGGCGATTACCCAAGACCTCATTGACACGCTCGAAAGTTGGGAAATGGCTTACGTGGAAGATGAAACCGGTATCCTCGTGTTGCAATCAGGGTTTGGACGGATGTACGGGATTTATCCCCGGGATTACGATAAGGAGGCATCCACATGA
- a CDS encoding TIGR02677 family protein yields the protein MQHSVKKRVREATYLAAEKASSYRTILRYCYIQHERMRQFLFAEEIHAHLQEDATFEEYSLEELQQDLEQLVKWGNLSTQQETGKVNTVEEFKKKRFRYQCTPYTVEFERMMLRMEQQGDQFGGSLERSQFERLYQGLVRIDDIVRSDNNETDEECAQLWDDVMMYIRQITQNTSDYFAYIDSENANERMQTEAFLLYKDQFTTYLRDFIISLQRTALQIQDLLRILDGNTMESFFNSVIRHKGQVFRFEESEQENPYLEYREKWGNLAAWFLGSSQYESEFDKLQERTNETIRRVTRTVQRLGERNQHFQSRRQDYLHLAEWFDSISDINEAHKLSSVAFGVFHTKHLLADPSLTEDIYTDVWHAPASVHETVPRIVNYGEKTKAGAVVEHREAKEQQLREHLQQRQREQEILEYYVQGNQIQLSHLSFVETPVRKLFLAWISKAMVQTDRQVKTEFGQDVKVHVHPGAKTTLSSEDGELELPDVTFEFVGSG from the coding sequence GTGCAACACAGTGTGAAGAAGCGCGTGAGAGAAGCGACGTATCTTGCCGCCGAAAAGGCTTCGAGTTATCGGACCATTTTACGTTATTGCTATATTCAACACGAACGCATGAGGCAGTTTTTGTTTGCAGAAGAGATTCACGCCCATTTGCAAGAGGATGCGACTTTTGAAGAATATTCGCTAGAAGAGTTACAGCAAGATCTCGAGCAATTGGTGAAATGGGGAAATTTGTCGACCCAGCAGGAGACTGGCAAAGTCAATACGGTCGAGGAATTTAAAAAGAAGCGTTTTCGTTACCAATGCACCCCCTATACGGTTGAATTTGAGCGCATGATGCTACGCATGGAACAACAAGGCGATCAATTTGGCGGATCGCTTGAACGCTCGCAGTTTGAACGTCTCTATCAAGGGTTGGTCAGGATTGACGATATCGTTCGCTCCGACAACAACGAAACGGATGAAGAATGCGCCCAGCTTTGGGACGATGTCATGATGTATATTCGCCAAATCACCCAAAACACGTCGGATTATTTTGCTTACATAGATAGTGAGAATGCGAATGAGCGTATGCAAACGGAGGCGTTTCTGCTTTATAAAGACCAGTTCACGACCTATCTGCGTGATTTTATTATTTCCCTGCAAAGAACGGCTCTGCAGATTCAGGATCTGCTTCGCATCCTCGACGGGAATACGATGGAGAGCTTCTTCAACAGTGTCATTCGCCACAAAGGGCAAGTCTTTCGTTTTGAAGAGTCGGAGCAGGAAAACCCGTATCTTGAATATCGCGAGAAGTGGGGGAATCTTGCTGCTTGGTTTTTAGGATCATCCCAGTACGAAAGCGAATTTGACAAGCTGCAAGAACGGACAAATGAAACGATCCGCCGGGTGACACGAACGGTGCAGCGCCTCGGCGAGCGCAACCAACATTTTCAAAGCCGGAGGCAAGATTACTTGCATTTGGCCGAATGGTTTGACAGCATATCGGACATTAACGAAGCACACAAGCTCTCATCGGTGGCGTTCGGCGTCTTCCACACAAAACATTTGCTTGCCGATCCATCGTTAACCGAAGACATCTATACAGACGTGTGGCACGCGCCGGCAAGTGTTCATGAAACCGTTCCGCGCATCGTGAACTACGGAGAAAAAACGAAAGCGGGCGCTGTTGTTGAACACCGAGAAGCGAAAGAACAGCAGCTTCGCGAGCATTTGCAGCAACGGCAACGGGAACAAGAAATTCTGGAATACTACGTGCAAGGCAATCAAATTCAGCTCAGTCACCTTTCATTCGTGGAAACGCCGGTGCGGAAGTTATTTTTAGCGTGGATTTCAAAAGCGATGGTGCAAACGGACCGGCAAGTGAAAACGGAGTTCGGCCAGGATGTGAAAGTGCATGTACATCCGGGAGCTAAAACGACCCTGAGCAGTGAAGACGGCGAGCTGGAATTGCCGGATGTGACGTTTGAATTTGTGGGGAGCGGCTAG
- a CDS encoding DUF2512 family protein: MMKYLAGIGIKFGMMFVGIGIVLGGFSGVAFSNVLAISLVLTVVSFLGDVFILPGINDRTAMIADFFLAWAGVWILGLFFIEQPMALGIPSFITALILPGAKFSFICICDANFLTVHRRMKKTSPRLRLNLIMSDNRALRQEICKPSMGKICTRNCRPKIQRTKSSSEKTETKPSLF, encoded by the coding sequence ATGATGAAGTACCTTGCAGGGATAGGCATAAAATTCGGGATGATGTTCGTCGGTATAGGGATCGTTTTAGGCGGATTTTCAGGCGTGGCATTTTCGAATGTACTAGCGATAAGTTTGGTATTAACCGTTGTATCGTTTCTGGGGGATGTATTCATTTTGCCGGGGATAAATGATAGAACAGCAATGATCGCTGATTTTTTCCTCGCGTGGGCGGGGGTATGGATCCTTGGACTCTTTTTCATAGAACAACCGATGGCGTTAGGCATTCCATCATTTATTACCGCACTTATTTTACCAGGGGCGAAATTTTCTTTCATATGTATATGCGACGCCAATTTTTTAACCGTCCATCGGCGGATGAAGAAAACCAGTCCACGGCTCCGCCTGAACCTGATAATGAGCGACAACCGCGCGCTTCGGCAAGAGATTTGCAAACCGAGTATGGGGAAGATATGTACGCGAAACTGTCGGCCAAAGATCCAAAGAACAAAAAGCAGCAGTGAAAAAACGGAAACGAAACCCTCCCTGTTTTGA
- a CDS encoding aldehyde dehydrogenase family protein, with translation MRNYTKHYINGEWVESTGSETMDVINPATEETVGKISLGTQEDLDRAVKAARAAFPSFSTTSKEYRVELLENIAQEYKKRKEDIVAAITEELGSPVGMSDNVHYQMGLAHFETTAQQLKEFEFTERRGETFIKKEPIGVSGLITPWNFPTNQTSTKIASAFAAGSPVVLKPAELTPFAAVILAEIFEDAGVPKGVFNLVNGTGETIGNGISSHPDIDFVSFTGSGAVGQKVSENAAKTIKKVALELGGKSPMVILEDADAKKAAKAAVTNLVMNTGQACNAATRTLVPNSMHDEFIEAVKEVLPGYPVGDPHGPNMIGPLVAEKQWDRVQGYIEKGVEEGAKIVIGGTGKPDGLEKGYYVKPTVFTDVKNDMVIAQEEIFGPVMSVITYNDLDEAVDIANDTIYGLQGYVVGEDEEKLQDIASRIQAGRITVNNAKMDFTAPFGGYKQSGVGREWGDYGIEEYLEVKAVLGMPS, from the coding sequence ATGCGCAATTATACCAAGCACTATATTAATGGAGAGTGGGTGGAATCCACCGGGTCCGAGACAATGGATGTGATTAACCCGGCAACGGAGGAAACGGTCGGGAAAATCAGCCTAGGAACCCAGGAAGACTTGGATCGTGCCGTAAAGGCGGCGCGTGCTGCTTTTCCTTCCTTTTCCACAACATCGAAAGAATATCGCGTTGAACTTCTTGAAAATATTGCTCAGGAATACAAGAAACGAAAGGAAGACATCGTGGCGGCGATCACCGAAGAACTGGGTTCGCCTGTAGGTATGTCGGACAATGTTCATTACCAAATGGGGCTCGCGCATTTTGAAACGACGGCACAGCAGCTGAAAGAGTTTGAATTCACAGAAAGACGTGGCGAAACATTCATCAAAAAAGAACCAATCGGGGTTAGCGGTCTGATTACCCCTTGGAACTTTCCGACCAATCAAACATCAACCAAAATCGCAAGCGCATTTGCGGCAGGCAGCCCGGTTGTCCTCAAACCTGCGGAACTCACCCCTTTTGCTGCTGTCATTTTAGCGGAAATTTTTGAAGATGCCGGTGTTCCGAAAGGGGTCTTTAACCTCGTCAACGGTACGGGAGAGACGATCGGCAATGGCATCAGCTCTCACCCCGACATTGATTTTGTTTCCTTTACCGGTTCCGGTGCCGTCGGACAAAAAGTTTCCGAGAATGCGGCCAAGACGATCAAGAAAGTCGCCCTGGAACTTGGCGGAAAATCTCCGATGGTCATTCTCGAAGATGCCGATGCGAAAAAAGCGGCCAAAGCCGCGGTGACAAATCTCGTAATGAACACAGGTCAAGCGTGTAATGCCGCGACGCGCACCTTGGTTCCGAATTCCATGCACGATGAATTCATCGAGGCCGTTAAAGAAGTATTACCCGGCTACCCTGTCGGCGACCCCCATGGCCCAAACATGATAGGGCCTTTAGTCGCAGAAAAACAATGGGATCGCGTCCAAGGCTATATAGAAAAAGGCGTCGAAGAAGGCGCGAAAATCGTCATAGGTGGCACCGGGAAGCCTGATGGCCTCGAAAAAGGCTATTATGTGAAGCCGACCGTTTTTACCGATGTAAAAAATGACATGGTCATTGCTCAGGAAGAAATTTTCGGTCCCGTAATGTCGGTGATTACGTACAATGATCTTGATGAAGCTGTCGACATTGCCAACGATACGATCTATGGATTACAGGGATATGTTGTCGGTGAGGACGAAGAAAAGCTGCAGGATATCGCTTCCCGTATTCAAGCGGGGCGCATTACCGTCAACAATGCGAAAATGGACTTTACCGCACCGTTCGGCGGTTACAAACAGTCCGGTGTCGGACGCGAATGGGGCGATTACGGCATCGAAGAATACCTCGAAGTGAAGGCTGTTCTCGGAATGCCTTCGTGA
- a CDS encoding DUF1516 family protein — protein MYDMLFASHQGSWAFLPILFLIAFFLYRAGKPTGGRILRIILGIFYIIMIVSGVGLLFELGFPANYIVKGILAILLIGFMEMTLGKTKRGEGAAVGFTLVVVTLVIVVLMGFGVIAF, from the coding sequence ATGTATGATATGTTATTCGCGTCCCACCAGGGGTCGTGGGCATTTTTGCCAATTTTGTTTTTGATCGCGTTTTTCTTGTATCGCGCGGGAAAACCGACGGGCGGGAGAATCTTGCGCATTATTCTCGGTATTTTTTATATCATTATGATCGTGTCCGGCGTTGGCCTGCTCTTTGAATTAGGTTTTCCGGCAAATTATATCGTCAAGGGCATTTTAGCAATTTTGCTTATCGGATTTATGGAAATGACCCTCGGAAAAACGAAGCGGGGAGAAGGCGCGGCCGTAGGGTTTACGCTCGTGGTTGTGACACTCGTTATCGTCGTGTTGATGGGCTTTGGTGTCATCGCATTTTAA
- a CDS encoding SCO family protein has product MRTKAGLWLCGVVMLLAMAGCGWFDNVSETSAVNGEDLQEYGLDLHDFSYTNQSDEVVTNEDLEGEYTLVNMIFSRCPTVCNLMTPNMSQLQRDLATEDIDANLVSFTVDPDYDSPEVLKEYGDHYEADYSNWDFLTGYSLDEVEDFAESTFHSVVAPAADDEDIVHSTDIFLVDENSQVIQRYDGLDVDTEPILEDLRRLAGSE; this is encoded by the coding sequence TTGCGAACAAAAGCAGGGTTGTGGCTATGCGGAGTCGTCATGCTACTGGCAATGGCAGGCTGCGGTTGGTTCGATAATGTCAGCGAAACATCGGCAGTAAATGGGGAAGATCTACAGGAATACGGTTTGGATCTTCATGACTTTTCTTATACGAATCAATCGGATGAGGTCGTTACGAATGAAGATTTAGAAGGAGAGTACACGTTAGTCAACATGATCTTTAGCCGTTGCCCGACGGTTTGTAATTTAATGACCCCGAACATGTCTCAATTACAAAGAGATTTGGCGACCGAGGACATCGATGCAAACCTCGTCTCCTTTACGGTGGATCCGGACTATGATTCACCGGAAGTATTAAAAGAATACGGCGACCACTATGAAGCGGATTATTCCAATTGGGATTTTCTAACCGGCTATAGCCTCGATGAAGTCGAGGATTTTGCGGAAAGCACATTCCACAGTGTTGTCGCTCCGGCAGCCGATGACGAAGATATCGTTCATTCCACCGATATTTTTTTAGTGGACGAAAATAGCCAAGTAATTCAGCGTTATGACGGGCTTGACGTTGACACAGAACCAATCCTGGAGGATTTAAGGCGATTAGCAGGATCCGAATGA